A genomic window from Punica granatum isolate Tunisia-2019 chromosome 2, ASM765513v2, whole genome shotgun sequence includes:
- the LOC116195875 gene encoding probable myosin-binding protein 5 isoform X2 → MACKAIQMWTFPGLVGAFLDLATVYSLLCASTAAYIASKFLSLFGLSLPCPCNGVFGHVNNNSQCVQKVLVDCPLQKISSLNVSVRSKAPFVSLLVSCQNCEVDSHLGKKSVHGSLEDEDSCNSCSEKRLEHSPPINKYDMHFGISDLCTAEERNVAESQKRRLGIRRRRRGSVQYRRLCSSSAHDSIVLDSQYFSVPPSTINSDDETTKESCNDMQHECHMEAPDDKEKSKDITLQENNMIGFGSNQSIDEFRDTSEEVSAAEEFSCDRSLEIGSSRSYKNEKDIIRVLERALREEQLGHANLCLELEKERNAAATAADEAMAMILRLQEEKASIEMEARQFQRITEEKSAFDAEEMNIMMEILVRREKEKYFMEKEVEAYRQLIFANEQLDSELQDTAATQGQGTCSILSSTEKPEMMLRRISKAFDQEELGLRDAETPVMCDITAINCQKSPSNFGEFQVLSADEHDIQNKDMKGLGDEQEESQNTFSGEDVGSNSKQLLGIPRSSSHISNNIDTENDRKGLDICRSCSDIFLGFKANCCAQPKLPSDLRRKSMSAFDYERMKIDSEVGWLRERLKFVQKGRERLNLSAASPEGGNSQLQLLEDIAVQLRKIRQLRDPGKAKRQASLPPLSSKDVLKKRHWRSPSSEEHRSS, encoded by the exons ATGGCATGCAAGGCAATACAAATGTGGACTTTTCCTGGCCTGGTCGGTGCATTTCTTGATCTTGCCACAGTATATTCGTTGCTGTGTGCCTCTACTGCAGCTTATATTGCTTCAAAGTTTCTGAGTCTCTTTGGTTTGTCCCTGCCTTGCCCTTGCAATGGTGTTTTCGGGCATGTCAATAATAACAGTCAGTGTGTACAGAAAGTCTTAGTGGATTGCCCATTACAAAAAATATCGTCCCTTAATGTATCGGTTAGAAGCAAGGCCCCATTTGTTTCGTTACTAGTCAGTTGTCAGAACTGTGAAGTGGACTCACACCTTGGCAAAAAGAGCGTTCATGGAAGTCTAGAAGATGAAGACTCATGTAACTCGTGCTCGGAGAAGAGGTTGGAGCACTCCCCtcccataaataaatatgatatGCATTTTGGAATATCAGACTTGTGCACTGCAGAAGAACGAAATGTTGCTGAGAGTCAGAAGCGGAGACTGGGTATTCGACGGCGTAGAAGAGGTTCTGTACAATATCGGCGGTTATGTTCATCTTCTGCGCACGATTCCATTGTACTTGATTCCCAATATTTTTCTGTCCCACCCAGCACCATCAACTCAGATGATGAGACTACTAAAGAGAGCTGCAATGACATGCAGCACGAGT GTCATATGGAAGCTCCAGATGACaaggaaaaatcaaaagataTTACTTTGCAGGAAAATAACATGATTGGTTTTGGATCAAACCAGTCCATAGATGAATTTAGGGACACATCAGAAGAGGTATCAGCTGCTGAAGAATTCTCCTGCGATAGATCGCTAGAGATTGGCAGCTCTCGCTCATACAAGAATGAAAAGGACATAATTAGAGTTTTGGAACGTGCCCTAAGGGAAGAACAACTTGGTCATGCTAATCTTTGCCTTGAgctagagaaagagagaaatgcCGCTGCTACAGCTGCAGACGAAGCAATGGCTATGATTTTACGTCTTCAAGAGGAGAAGGCATCAATAGAAATGGAAGCTCGACAATTCCAACGAATCACAGAAGAGAAGTCTGCTTTTGATGCTGAGGAGATGAACATTATGATGGAGATACTTGTaaggagagagaaggagaaataTTTCATGGAGAAGGAAGTGGAAGCTTATAGGCAATTGATTTTTGCAAATGAGCAGTTAGATAGTGAATTGCAAGACACTGCAGCCACTCAGGGACAAGGGACTTGCTCTATTCTGTCTTCAACAGAGAAACCTGAGATGATGCTTCGACGAATCAGCAAAGCCTTCGACCAGGAAGAATTGGGATTACGAGATGCAGAAACTCCTGTGATGTGTGATATTACGGCAATCAACTGCCAAAAAAGCCCTTCCAATTTTGGGGAATTTCAAGTTTTATCAGCTGATGAGCATGATATTCAAAATAAAGACATGAAAGGATTGGGGGACGAGCAAGAGGAAAGTCAGAACACTTTCTCAGGTGAAGATGTGGGATCAAACAGTAAACAACTTTTGGGTATTCCTCGAAGTAGTAGTCATATTAGTAATAACATAGACACAGAAAATGACAGGAAAGGACTAGACATTTGCAGGAGCTGTTCGGATATTTTTCTAGGCTTCAAAGCAAATTGTTGCGCTCAGCCAAAGTTGCCCTCCGATTTACGGAGAAAGTCCATGTCAGCATTTGATTATGAGAGGATGAAAATTGATAGTGAAGTGGGATGGCTCAGGGAGAGGTTAAAGTTTGTCCagaagggaagagagagactTAACTTATCTGCGGCAAGCCCTGAAGGGGGAAATAGTCAGTTGCAGCTATTGGAAGACATAGCCGTTCAACTACGGAAGATTCGGCAATTAAGAGATCCTGGGAAGGCTAAGCGTCAAGCTTCTCTCCCACCTCTATCCTCTAAG GACGTATTAAAGAAGAGACATTGGCGAAGCccttcttcagaagagcatcgGAGCTCTTAA
- the LOC116195875 gene encoding probable myosin-binding protein 5 isoform X1 codes for MACKAIQMWTFPGLVGAFLDLATVYSLLCASTAAYIASKFLSLFGLSLPCPCNGVFGHVNNNSQCVQKVLVDCPLQKISSLNVSVRSKAPFVSLLVSCQNCEVDSHLGKKSVHGSLEDEDSCNSCSEKRLEHSPPINKYDMHFGISDLCTAEERNVAESQKRRLGIRRRRRGSVQYRRLCSSSAHDSIVLDSQYFSVPPSTINSDDETTKESCNDMQHECVCDAVIGHMEAPDDKEKSKDITLQENNMIGFGSNQSIDEFRDTSEEVSAAEEFSCDRSLEIGSSRSYKNEKDIIRVLERALREEQLGHANLCLELEKERNAAATAADEAMAMILRLQEEKASIEMEARQFQRITEEKSAFDAEEMNIMMEILVRREKEKYFMEKEVEAYRQLIFANEQLDSELQDTAATQGQGTCSILSSTEKPEMMLRRISKAFDQEELGLRDAETPVMCDITAINCQKSPSNFGEFQVLSADEHDIQNKDMKGLGDEQEESQNTFSGEDVGSNSKQLLGIPRSSSHISNNIDTENDRKGLDICRSCSDIFLGFKANCCAQPKLPSDLRRKSMSAFDYERMKIDSEVGWLRERLKFVQKGRERLNLSAASPEGGNSQLQLLEDIAVQLRKIRQLRDPGKAKRQASLPPLSSKDVLKKRHWRSPSSEEHRSS; via the exons ATGGCATGCAAGGCAATACAAATGTGGACTTTTCCTGGCCTGGTCGGTGCATTTCTTGATCTTGCCACAGTATATTCGTTGCTGTGTGCCTCTACTGCAGCTTATATTGCTTCAAAGTTTCTGAGTCTCTTTGGTTTGTCCCTGCCTTGCCCTTGCAATGGTGTTTTCGGGCATGTCAATAATAACAGTCAGTGTGTACAGAAAGTCTTAGTGGATTGCCCATTACAAAAAATATCGTCCCTTAATGTATCGGTTAGAAGCAAGGCCCCATTTGTTTCGTTACTAGTCAGTTGTCAGAACTGTGAAGTGGACTCACACCTTGGCAAAAAGAGCGTTCATGGAAGTCTAGAAGATGAAGACTCATGTAACTCGTGCTCGGAGAAGAGGTTGGAGCACTCCCCtcccataaataaatatgatatGCATTTTGGAATATCAGACTTGTGCACTGCAGAAGAACGAAATGTTGCTGAGAGTCAGAAGCGGAGACTGGGTATTCGACGGCGTAGAAGAGGTTCTGTACAATATCGGCGGTTATGTTCATCTTCTGCGCACGATTCCATTGTACTTGATTCCCAATATTTTTCTGTCCCACCCAGCACCATCAACTCAGATGATGAGACTACTAAAGAGAGCTGCAATGACATGCAGCACGAGT GTGTTTGTGATGCTGTTATAGGTCATATGGAAGCTCCAGATGACaaggaaaaatcaaaagataTTACTTTGCAGGAAAATAACATGATTGGTTTTGGATCAAACCAGTCCATAGATGAATTTAGGGACACATCAGAAGAGGTATCAGCTGCTGAAGAATTCTCCTGCGATAGATCGCTAGAGATTGGCAGCTCTCGCTCATACAAGAATGAAAAGGACATAATTAGAGTTTTGGAACGTGCCCTAAGGGAAGAACAACTTGGTCATGCTAATCTTTGCCTTGAgctagagaaagagagaaatgcCGCTGCTACAGCTGCAGACGAAGCAATGGCTATGATTTTACGTCTTCAAGAGGAGAAGGCATCAATAGAAATGGAAGCTCGACAATTCCAACGAATCACAGAAGAGAAGTCTGCTTTTGATGCTGAGGAGATGAACATTATGATGGAGATACTTGTaaggagagagaaggagaaataTTTCATGGAGAAGGAAGTGGAAGCTTATAGGCAATTGATTTTTGCAAATGAGCAGTTAGATAGTGAATTGCAAGACACTGCAGCCACTCAGGGACAAGGGACTTGCTCTATTCTGTCTTCAACAGAGAAACCTGAGATGATGCTTCGACGAATCAGCAAAGCCTTCGACCAGGAAGAATTGGGATTACGAGATGCAGAAACTCCTGTGATGTGTGATATTACGGCAATCAACTGCCAAAAAAGCCCTTCCAATTTTGGGGAATTTCAAGTTTTATCAGCTGATGAGCATGATATTCAAAATAAAGACATGAAAGGATTGGGGGACGAGCAAGAGGAAAGTCAGAACACTTTCTCAGGTGAAGATGTGGGATCAAACAGTAAACAACTTTTGGGTATTCCTCGAAGTAGTAGTCATATTAGTAATAACATAGACACAGAAAATGACAGGAAAGGACTAGACATTTGCAGGAGCTGTTCGGATATTTTTCTAGGCTTCAAAGCAAATTGTTGCGCTCAGCCAAAGTTGCCCTCCGATTTACGGAGAAAGTCCATGTCAGCATTTGATTATGAGAGGATGAAAATTGATAGTGAAGTGGGATGGCTCAGGGAGAGGTTAAAGTTTGTCCagaagggaagagagagactTAACTTATCTGCGGCAAGCCCTGAAGGGGGAAATAGTCAGTTGCAGCTATTGGAAGACATAGCCGTTCAACTACGGAAGATTCGGCAATTAAGAGATCCTGGGAAGGCTAAGCGTCAAGCTTCTCTCCCACCTCTATCCTCTAAG GACGTATTAAAGAAGAGACATTGGCGAAGCccttcttcagaagagcatcgGAGCTCTTAA